From Arachis stenosperma cultivar V10309 chromosome 2, arast.V10309.gnm1.PFL2, whole genome shotgun sequence, one genomic window encodes:
- the LOC130962815 gene encoding uncharacterized protein LOC130962815 — MGIKNAGAERKLQLQELENLRLEAYENSRIYKEKMKAVHDQNIKKREFQPGDFVLLYKSRLRLMPGKLRSKWEVPYRIEKAEPYEVYHLSHPSSSELIKVNGHRLKLYHGEKVQKSKELEIFHLEDPHIAID; from the coding sequence ATGGGGATTAAGAATGCTGGAGCTGAAAGAAAGTTGCAACTGCAGGAACTGGAgaaccttcgcctagaagcttatgagaactccagaatatacaaggaaaaaATGAAAGCTGTGCATGATCAAAACATCAAGAAGAGAGAGTTTCAACCTGGAGATTTTGttctcctttacaaatctcgactaAGGCTCATGCCCGGTAAGTTGAGATCAAAATGGGAAGTTCCATACAGAATAGAGAAGGCTGAACCGTACGaagtttatcacctaagccatccTTCAAGTTCTGAACTTATTAAGGTTAATGGACACCGCCTGAAGCTATACCATGGTGAGAAGGTGCAGAAAAGCAaggagcttgagatcttccACCTGGAAGATCCCCACATAGCAATAgattga